From a single Brassica napus cultivar Da-Ae chromosome C9, Da-Ae, whole genome shotgun sequence genomic region:
- the LOC106422120 gene encoding peroxiredoxin-2B gives MAPIAVGSVLPDGKIFLFDENDQLQTVTVHSLLAGKKVILFGVPGAFTSACSLQHVPSFIEKADQLKAKGVNEIICYGMNDPYVMKAWGKTFPENKHVKFVSDGSGEYTKLLGLELDLKDKGLGIRTRRFAMLLDNLKVTVANIETGGEFTVSSAEDILKAL, from the exons ATGGCTCCGATTGCTGTCGGTAGTGTTTTACCAGACGGAAAAATTTTCCTCTTTGACGAGAACGATCAGCTCCAGACGGTCACCGTTCACTCTCTCTTGGCTGGTAAGAAGGTCATTCTCTTTGGTGTCCCCGGTGCTTTCACTTCCGCCTGCAG CTTGCAGCATGTGCCTAGTTTCATTGAGAAAGCGGACCAGCTGAAAGCAAAGGGTGTTAATGAGATAATATGCTATGGCA TGAATGATCCGTATGTGATGAAAGCATGGGGAAAGACATTCCCAGAGAACAAGCATGTCAAGTTTGTCTCAGACGGCTCAGGAGAATACACAAAGCTCCTCGGACTGGAGCTTGACCTTAAGGACAAAGGTCTTGGTATTAGGACAAGGAGATTTGCTATGTTGCTCGATAACCTCAAGGTGACTGTCGCCAACATTGAAACAGGTGGCGAGTTCACGGTTTCTAGCGCCGAGGATATCCTCAAGGCTCTCTAA